In Campylobacter sp. 2014D-0216, the following proteins share a genomic window:
- the htpG gene encoding molecular chaperone HtpG yields MQFQTEVNQLLQLMIHSLYSNKEIFLRELISNASDALDKLSYLSVSDDAYKNLKFEPKIQINFNQEAKTLTISDNGIGMNKEDLINHLGTIAKSGTKSFLENLSGDAKKDSQLIGQFGVGFYSAFMVASKIEVLSKKALEEQAYLWTSDASGYEIEEAKKDEQGTCITLHLKDEEFLNSYRIESIVEKYSNHIQFPIFMEKEEYLPLEEGEKEPKKELKNTQINTASALWRQNKANLKAQDYERFYEQNFHDSNKPMLYIHTKAEGSIEYNSLFFIPAQAPFDLYRVDYKSGLKLYVKRVFISDDDKELLPTYLRFVRGIIDVEDLPLNVSREILQENRILKSVQEASVKKILAELKKFKDKDKENYLKFHENFGKVLKEGLYGFGENKDAIAKLLYFKNSNKEELIDLEEYKQNLAEGQNEIFYISGKNEKLLRNSPLLESYKQKNINVLLLDEEIDTIVMPMMNEFEGLKFSAINHLASEETSEEQKAEFAPLLIKIKEVLKDEVEEVKLSQRLSNSPSYIVYDQNKPDFAMQQILKQMGQEQQVKPILEINPNHAILKALKDNDSLASEMAHILLNMAKLSEGMGIDNPSEFNNALNTIISKALEK; encoded by the coding sequence ATGCAATTTCAAACCGAAGTTAATCAACTTTTACAATTAATGATACATTCTTTGTATTCAAACAAAGAAATTTTTTTAAGAGAACTGATTTCAAATGCAAGTGATGCGCTTGATAAACTAAGCTATTTAAGCGTCAGTGATGATGCATATAAAAATTTAAAATTTGAACCAAAAATTCAAATCAATTTCAACCAAGAAGCAAAAACTCTAACCATTAGTGATAATGGTATAGGTATGAACAAGGAAGATTTAATCAATCATCTTGGAACTATTGCTAAAAGTGGTACAAAAAGCTTTTTAGAAAATTTAAGCGGTGATGCAAAAAAAGATTCACAACTAATAGGTCAATTTGGCGTAGGTTTTTACTCTGCTTTTATGGTAGCTTCTAAAATAGAAGTTTTGAGCAAAAAAGCTTTAGAAGAGCAAGCTTATCTTTGGACTTCTGATGCAAGTGGCTATGAAATCGAAGAAGCAAAAAAAGATGAACAAGGTACTTGTATTACTTTACATCTAAAAGATGAGGAATTTTTAAATTCTTATCGCATTGAAAGTATAGTAGAAAAATACTCTAACCATATTCAATTTCCTATTTTTATGGAGAAAGAAGAGTATTTACCATTAGAAGAAGGCGAAAAAGAACCTAAAAAAGAATTAAAAAATACTCAAATCAATACCGCAAGTGCTTTATGGAGACAAAACAAAGCAAATTTAAAAGCACAAGATTATGAAAGATTTTATGAGCAAAATTTCCATGATTCAAATAAACCTATGCTTTATATTCATACAAAAGCTGAAGGTTCTATAGAGTATAATTCTTTATTTTTTATACCTGCACAAGCTCCATTTGACCTCTATAGAGTGGATTATAAAAGCGGTTTAAAACTATATGTAAAACGCGTATTTATCAGCGATGATGATAAGGAATTGCTACCAACTTACCTAAGATTTGTACGTGGTATTATTGATGTAGAGGATTTACCGCTTAATGTTAGTCGTGAAATTTTACAAGAAAATAGAATTTTGAAAAGCGTCCAAGAAGCAAGTGTTAAAAAAATCCTAGCAGAACTTAAGAAATTTAAAGACAAAGACAAAGAAAATTATCTTAAATTCCATGAAAATTTTGGAAAAGTTTTAAAAGAAGGTTTATATGGTTTTGGTGAAAACAAAGACGCAATTGCTAAACTTTTATATTTTAAAAACTCAAACAAAGAAGAATTAATCGATCTTGAAGAGTACAAACAAAATTTAGCTGAAGGTCAAAATGAAATTTTTTACATTAGCGGTAAAAATGAAAAATTATTAAGAAACTCTCCATTACTTGAAAGCTATAAACAAAAAAATATCAATGTTTTATTGCTTGATGAAGAAATCGACACCATAGTTATGCCTATGATGAATGAATTTGAAGGTTTAAAATTTAGTGCTATTAATCACTTAGCAAGTGAAGAAACAAGCGAGGAGCAAAAGGCTGAATTTGCACCTTTACTCATTAAAATTAAAGAAGTTTTAAAAGATGAAGTGGAAGAAGTTAAATTAAGTCAAAGACTTTCTAATAGTCCAAGTTATATTGTTTATGATCAAAATAAACCAGATTTTGCTATGCAACAAATTCTTAAACAAATGGGTCAAGAACAACAAGTAAAACCTATACTTGAAATCAATCCTAATCATGCAATTTTAAAAGCCTTAAAAGACAATGACTCACTTGCTAGCGAAATGGCACACATTCTTTTAAATATGGCTAAATTAAGCGAAGGTATGGGTATAGATAATCCTAGCGAATTTAATAATGCGTTAAACACTATCATTTCTAAGGCTTTAGAAAAATGA
- a CDS encoding lysophospholipid acyltransferase family protein, which translates to MKIYQRFKALIFWIEFIFSIIFLCIAFLLMHSQEKIWKLRKTWAKLQKYIINYQIQTQGSMHPQANLLLINHQSMLDIVALEDLSPRNISWIAKKELGELPIFKTLIKKPKIICIDRSPKGLVKLLKEAKERLNEDRILAIFPEGTRSKTPQLLKFKVGAKILSEKLNLKVQPVVIVDSAKILDTQSFSANSGVLKVVFLDLVDTSKENWLEQTRKDMQAVLDKERLQN; encoded by the coding sequence GTGAAAATTTATCAAAGATTTAAGGCTTTAATTTTTTGGATAGAATTTATTTTTTCTATCATTTTTTTATGTATAGCATTTTTGTTAATGCATTCTCAAGAAAAAATTTGGAAACTTAGAAAAACTTGGGCGAAGCTACAAAAATACATTATAAACTATCAAATTCAAACTCAAGGATCAATGCACCCGCAGGCTAATTTGCTTCTTATTAACCACCAAAGTATGCTAGATATCGTTGCTTTGGAAGATTTAAGTCCTAGAAATATTTCTTGGATAGCTAAAAAAGAATTAGGAGAGCTTCCTATCTTTAAAACTTTAATTAAAAAACCCAAAATCATTTGTATTGATAGAAGTCCTAAAGGTTTAGTAAAGCTTTTAAAAGAAGCTAAAGAAAGACTTAATGAAGATAGAATTTTAGCTATATTCCCAGAAGGTACAAGATCAAAAACACCACAACTTTTAAAATTTAAAGTTGGAGCTAAAATTTTAAGTGAAAAACTGAATTTAAAAGTTCAACCCGTAGTGATTGTTGATTCAGCTAAAATTCTAGATACCCAAAGTTTTAGTGCCAATAGTGGGGTTTTAAAAGTTGTTTTTCTTGACCTTGTAGATACTAGCAAAGAAAATTGGCTTGAACAAACTAGAAAAGACATGCAGGCTGTATTAGATAAAGAAAGGTTGCAAAATTGA
- the crcB gene encoding fluoride efflux transporter CrcB, whose protein sequence is MITTILAVGLGGFLGAIARMLTSNFFNKIIPHNFPYGTLMVNIIGSFLIGLFFSYANSKGINIHTKSFLSTGFMGAFTTFSTFSYENLLFLQSGDYLHFVLNVVLNIGLCLLAVWLGFLIFK, encoded by the coding sequence TTGATCACGACAATCTTAGCAGTGGGCTTAGGAGGATTTTTAGGAGCAATTGCAAGAATGCTAACTAGTAATTTCTTCAATAAAATCATTCCACACAACTTTCCCTATGGCACTTTAATGGTTAATATCATAGGTTCATTTTTAATAGGATTGTTTTTTTCTTATGCTAATTCAAAAGGCATTAACATCCACACTAAAAGTTTTTTAAGTACAGGTTTTATGGGTGCTTTTACAACTTTTTCTACTTTTTCTTATGAAAATTTACTTTTTTTACAAAGTGGGGATTATTTACATTTTGTATTAAATGTTGTGTTAAACATAGGTCTTTGCCTTTTAGCTGTATGGCTTGGCTTTTTAATTTTTAAATAA
- the purS gene encoding phosphoribosylformylglycinamidine synthase subunit PurS — protein sequence MKVTVNITLKNGVLDPQGKAIEKALHSLDFNNIANVKTSKQISFDIACEDKEEVLKQVDLMCKELLANTVIEDYEIIL from the coding sequence ATGAAAGTAACTGTAAACATTACACTGAAAAATGGGGTTTTAGATCCTCAAGGTAAAGCTATAGAAAAAGCTTTACACTCTTTAGATTTTAATAATATTGCAAATGTAAAAACCTCAAAACAAATTAGTTTTGATATTGCTTGCGAAGATAAAGAAGAGGTTTTAAAACAAGTAGACTTAATGTGCAAAGAATTACTTGCAAATACTGTGATAGAAGATTATGAGATAATACTATGA
- a CDS encoding rhodanese-like domain-containing protein translates to MKNIAISKDILKEYCIIDVRTPSEWRSGVIEEAELIALCDDNGFMNENFIQEFQSRIDYQNKNIAFVCATGSRSRHTAIMIEDALGIECVNLDGGMVSLLAQGYEAVKKDI, encoded by the coding sequence ATGAAAAATATTGCAATTTCTAAAGATATTTTAAAAGAGTATTGCATTATAGATGTAAGAACTCCGAGTGAGTGGAGAAGCGGTGTAATAGAAGAAGCAGAATTAATCGCACTTTGTGATGACAATGGCTTTATGAATGAAAATTTCATACAAGAATTTCAATCAAGAATAGATTATCAAAATAAAAACATCGCTTTTGTATGTGCTACAGGATCAAGAAGTAGACACACCGCTATTATGATTGAAGATGCTTTAGGTATAGAATGTGTCAATCTTGATGGTGGCATGGTGTCGCTTTTAGCGCAAGGCTATGAAGCAGTAAAAAAGGATATTTAA
- a CDS encoding AAA family ATPase, with protein MKNKKIILASFLLLCVFVVVALIKNQPDYISKAAYEELLGQNLIENVIIENNEVLLKTKEGNFLIAKELVDLNTLWQKTPIEHAKDYNTSEIVLIVILLVFLVSYVLFLNKRNKDRQNLLSLEKNILEKTEQNTTIQDVVSEVKFKDVAGVDEAKVELLEIVDFLKNPQKYKDFGVKMPKGVLLVGPPGVGKTLIAKAVAGEAGVPFFYQSGASFVEIYVGMGAKRVRELFLKAKSKAPSIIFIDEIDAVGKSRGDFSNVERDNTLNQLLTQMDGFEDNSGVIVMAATNKIDLMDSALLRSGRFDRRIFISLPDFKDRMHILQNYMKAKKSSVELEKIAKASVGFSGAALETLVNEAAINAIRRKSDMIEENDFFAVLNKVLMGKKKIFSLSDKERKIQATYQAAKALSAFYFDVKFEKITLIEDRFKEYENTIKSKSELLNKIKVFLAGSVAMELIFNESYTNAQSDLLKAKELFGYMESFAMANEGLLQEQKQEVKEFLELMKEKVVKLANMLLENEKIEKQDIEKIIME; from the coding sequence ATGAAAAATAAAAAAATTATCTTAGCTTCGTTTTTATTACTTTGTGTTTTTGTGGTGGTTGCGTTGATAAAAAATCAACCTGATTACATTAGCAAGGCAGCTTATGAGGAGCTTTTGGGGCAAAATTTAATTGAAAATGTCATCATAGAAAATAACGAAGTACTATTAAAAACCAAAGAAGGGAATTTTTTAATCGCCAAAGAACTTGTAGACTTAAATACTTTGTGGCAAAAAACTCCTATTGAGCATGCTAAAGATTATAATACCAGTGAAATAGTTTTAATTGTTATTTTACTTGTTTTTTTAGTAAGTTATGTATTGTTTTTAAATAAGAGAAATAAAGACAGACAAAATTTACTTTCTTTGGAAAAAAATATTTTAGAAAAAACTGAACAAAATACCACTATACAAGATGTAGTTAGCGAAGTGAAATTTAAAGATGTAGCCGGAGTGGATGAAGCCAAAGTAGAGCTTTTGGAAATTGTTGATTTTTTAAAAAATCCTCAAAAATATAAAGATTTTGGTGTAAAAATGCCAAAAGGCGTTTTGTTGGTAGGGCCTCCTGGTGTGGGCAAAACTCTAATCGCTAAAGCAGTAGCCGGTGAAGCAGGGGTACCGTTTTTTTATCAAAGTGGGGCTAGTTTTGTAGAAATTTATGTAGGTATGGGTGCAAAAAGAGTAAGAGAGCTTTTTTTAAAAGCTAAATCAAAAGCACCTAGTATTATTTTTATAGATGAAATTGATGCAGTTGGTAAAAGTAGGGGAGATTTTTCAAATGTAGAAAGAGATAATACTCTAAATCAGCTTTTGACACAAATGGATGGTTTTGAAGATAATAGTGGCGTGATAGTGATGGCTGCAACTAATAAAATCGACCTTATGGATAGTGCTTTGTTAAGATCAGGACGCTTTGATAGGAGAATTTTCATATCTTTGCCAGATTTTAAAGACAGAATGCATATTTTGCAAAATTATATGAAAGCAAAAAAATCAAGTGTAGAATTAGAAAAAATTGCAAAAGCAAGCGTGGGTTTTAGTGGAGCGGCTTTAGAAACTTTGGTAAATGAAGCAGCGATTAATGCTATAAGGCGAAAATCTGATATGATTGAAGAAAATGATTTTTTTGCAGTACTTAATAAAGTTTTAATGGGTAAAAAAAAGATTTTTTCTTTAAGTGATAAAGAAAGAAAAATTCAAGCTACATATCAAGCAGCTAAAGCCTTGAGTGCTTTTTATTTTGATGTGAAATTTGAAAAGATTACTTTGATTGAAGATAGATTTAAAGAATATGAAAATACGATTAAGTCAAAATCAGAATTGCTAAATAAAATCAAAGTTTTTTTAGCAGGATCTGTTGCGATGGAACTTATTTTTAATGAAAGCTATACTAATGCTCAAAGTGATCTTTTAAAAGCTAAAGAGTTGTTTGGTTATATGGAAAGTTTTGCAATGGCAAATGAAGGTTTATTGCAAGAGCAAAAACAAGAAGTAAAAGAGTTTTTGGAGTTAATGAAAGAAAAAGTAGTGAAATTAGCCAATATGCTTTTAGAAAATGAAAAGATAGAAAAACAAGATATAGAAAAAATTATAATGGAGTAA
- the mog gene encoding molybdopterin adenylyltransferase: MVKIGILVLSDRASSGVYEDKSGIEIEKILNSYIKNEKEFFYELIPDEYELIIEKLNYLADDVKCDLVFTTGGTGPALRDVTPEATEIVCDKMLPGFGELMRAKSLEYVPTAILSRQSAGVKGKTLIVNLPGNPKAIRECLEPVFPAIPYCVDLIGGAYIENNEEVISVFRPKKK; this comes from the coding sequence ATGGTAAAAATAGGAATTTTAGTACTTTCAGATAGGGCAAGTAGTGGAGTTTATGAAGATAAATCCGGTATAGAGATAGAAAAAATTTTAAACTCATATATTAAGAATGAAAAAGAATTTTTTTATGAATTAATTCCAGATGAATATGAACTTATTATAGAAAAATTAAACTATTTAGCAGACGATGTAAAATGTGATTTGGTATTTACCACCGGGGGCACGGGTCCTGCTTTGCGTGATGTGACACCAGAGGCAACTGAGATAGTGTGCGATAAAATGCTTCCAGGTTTTGGTGAATTAATGCGTGCTAAAAGCTTAGAGTATGTTCCAACAGCTATACTTTCAAGACAAAGTGCAGGGGTTAAAGGAAAAACACTGATAGTAAATTTACCAGGAAATCCAAAAGCTATAAGAGAGTGCTTGGAGCCAGTTTTTCCTGCGATACCTTATTGTGTTGATTTAATAGGTGGGGCTTATATTGAAAATAACGAAGAGGTTATTTCGGTTTTTAGACCAAAGAAAAAGTAA
- the purQ gene encoding phosphoribosylformylglycinamidine synthase subunit PurQ, giving the protein MKVAIIRFPGTNCEFDTAYAFEKLGAQTEIIWHERQDFNADLIVLPGGFSYGDYLRCAAIAKLAPAMKTLKEHVQKGGYVLGICNGFQILLELGLLKGAMKHNNSLSFVSKMQKLQVVSNQNVFLKNFQKNDIIELPIAHGEGNYFNSEDGIKMLEDKDMILLRYVNNPNGSLNDIAGICDENKKVFGLMPHPERMCDEILGSKVGLKMFEGFLNC; this is encoded by the coding sequence ATGAAAGTAGCTATCATTCGTTTTCCTGGAACCAACTGTGAATTTGATACAGCTTATGCTTTTGAAAAGCTAGGTGCTCAAACTGAAATCATTTGGCATGAAAGACAGGATTTTAACGCAGATTTAATTGTCTTACCAGGTGGATTTTCTTACGGAGATTACTTAAGATGCGCAGCTATTGCAAAACTTGCTCCTGCTATGAAAACACTAAAAGAACATGTGCAAAAAGGCGGATATGTCTTAGGGATATGCAATGGTTTTCAAATTTTACTTGAACTTGGGCTTTTAAAAGGAGCTATGAAGCACAACAATAGCTTAAGTTTTGTTTCTAAAATGCAAAAATTACAAGTAGTCTCAAACCAAAATGTTTTTTTAAAGAATTTTCAAAAAAATGATATCATAGAACTTCCTATTGCACATGGTGAAGGAAACTACTTTAATAGCGAAGATGGTATCAAAATGCTAGAAGATAAAGATATGATTTTACTACGATATGTAAACAACCCAAATGGCTCTTTGAACGATATAGCTGGAATTTGTGATGAAAATAAAAAAGTATTTGGATTAATGCCACACCCTGAAAGAATGTGCGATGAAATACTAGGATCAAAAGTAGGACTTAAAATGTTTGAAGGATTTTTAAATTGCTAA
- a CDS encoding SH3 domain-containing protein, whose amino-acid sequence MLKTFKVFCIFLLTLHLYAQENSVFQDYETLEKNYNMLDDQAKQIYNTIAPSDENNYENKVSEEKFIPQGSLVLNAKDYVEEAYIDQAFAIDLEVITTTNASFDLNVSFEKNEDMLWINPNPIWEQKANSYHTKLWFEAKSLNANLNKIIVSLSRNDYIFQSSSLIIKPIKFIKIDAPSNKYSHIVASNLEVKQIKASNFDNDNMILFIELVGENTNLASFNIKDIQKQGVEAIKGDFEKQSGFYYAILDKSKTRFDFSYFNLNSKELKDFSLKIELKEDSISTQSDLNPKTNDFNFYKQVILWSLSGIFALWFVFKKSYVALGLTILALIASFLAQNNIYKAVLQAESKVQLLPTLNSTHFYSGKYNQEVEVLDSRNEYRKILFKNGKIGWVKSENLSKI is encoded by the coding sequence TTGCTAAAAACCTTCAAAGTTTTTTGTATATTTTTACTTACTCTTCATCTTTATGCTCAAGAAAATAGTGTTTTTCAAGATTATGAAACCTTAGAAAAAAACTATAATATGCTTGATGATCAAGCTAAGCAAATTTATAATACTATTGCACCTAGTGATGAGAATAACTATGAAAATAAAGTTAGCGAGGAAAAGTTTATCCCTCAAGGATCACTAGTATTAAACGCAAAAGATTATGTTGAAGAAGCTTATATTGATCAAGCTTTTGCAATAGACCTTGAGGTAATTACCACAACCAATGCAAGCTTTGATTTGAATGTAAGCTTTGAAAAAAATGAAGATATGCTTTGGATTAATCCTAATCCTATTTGGGAGCAAAAAGCAAATTCATACCATACAAAATTATGGTTTGAAGCTAAAAGCCTCAATGCTAATTTAAACAAAATCATTGTTTCTTTGAGTAGGAATGATTATATTTTCCAAAGTTCTTCTTTGATTATCAAACCTATTAAATTTATTAAAATTGATGCTCCTTCAAATAAATATTCTCATATTGTTGCAAGCAATCTTGAAGTAAAACAGATTAAAGCAAGTAATTTTGACAATGATAATATGATTTTATTTATAGAGCTTGTGGGGGAAAATACCAATCTAGCAAGTTTTAATATCAAAGACATACAAAAACAAGGTGTAGAAGCTATCAAAGGAGATTTTGAAAAGCAAAGTGGTTTTTACTATGCCATCTTAGATAAAAGTAAAACTCGTTTTGATTTTTCTTATTTTAATTTAAATTCTAAAGAACTAAAAGATTTTTCTTTAAAAATAGAACTAAAAGAAGATAGCATTAGCACACAAAGTGATTTAAATCCAAAAACTAATGATTTTAACTTTTATAAACAAGTAATTTTATGGAGTTTAAGTGGTATTTTTGCTTTATGGTTTGTTTTCAAAAAAAGCTATGTGGCTTTAGGCTTAACTATACTAGCTTTAATTGCAAGTTTTTTAGCACAAAATAACATTTACAAAGCAGTATTACAAGCAGAAAGCAAGGTGCAGCTATTACCAACGCTTAATTCAACGCATTTTTATTCAGGCAAATACAATCAAGAAGTAGAAGTACTCGACTCAAGAAATGAATACCGAAAAATTTTATTTAAAAATGGAAAAATAGGCTGGGTTAAAAGTGAAAATTTATCAAAGATTTAA
- a CDS encoding rhodanese-like domain-containing protein, translated as MKKIFFTLIACISIAFAEVKNININADILKNYQVVDIRTPKEWDYTGIIKNAAKISFYKEDGTLNENFLQEIKKLKSTKPIALVCKSGARSAKASALLSQNGIEVINLQGGMNALLSQGYQTTK; from the coding sequence GTGAAAAAAATATTTTTTACTCTCATAGCATGTATTAGCATTGCTTTTGCAGAAGTTAAAAACATAAACATCAATGCTGATATTTTAAAAAATTACCAAGTAGTTGACATTAGAACACCAAAAGAATGGGATTATACAGGTATAATTAAAAATGCAGCTAAAATCAGCTTTTATAAAGAAGATGGCACCTTAAATGAAAATTTCTTACAAGAAATTAAAAAATTAAAAAGCACAAAGCCTATTGCTTTGGTATGCAAAAGTGGAGCAAGAAGCGCTAAAGCCTCAGCGTTATTAAGTCAAAACGGTATAGAAGTGATAAACCTACAAGGTGGCATGAATGCCCTTTTATCACAAGGCTATCAAACTACAAAGTAA